The proteins below are encoded in one region of Aspergillus nidulans FGSC A4 chromosome III:
- a CDS encoding endo-polygalacturonase pgaB (transcript_id=CADANIAT00006086), translating into MHFLQNSLIAAAMGAALVAAAPAADLDARSSCTFTSASAAKSGASKCSTVTLKSIQVPAGETLDLTGLKSGATVRETTFGYKEWKGPLISMSGDKITVKQASGAKINCDGARWWDTKGSNGGKTKPKFFSAHKLNNSKIQGLKIYNTPVQGFSIQSDHLTISDVTIDNSAGTSKGHNTDAFDIGSSTYITIDGATVYNQDDCIAINSGEHITFTNGYCSGGHGLSIGSVGGRSDNTVKSVTISNSKVVDSQNGVRIKTVYKATGSVTDVTFQDIELSGITKYGLIVEQDYENGSPTGTPTNGVEVEDITFKKITGSVDSSATRVNILCGSGSCKDWTWSGVDITGGKKSSKCKNVPSGASC; encoded by the exons ATGCATTTCCTTCAAAACTCCCTTATTGCTGCGGCAATGGGCGCTGCGCTGGTCGCTGCCGCCCCTGCTGCTGATCTTGATGCTCGAAGCTCGTGCACCTTCACCTCTGCCTCTGCGGCCAAGTCTGGCGCATCCAAGTGCTCCACTGTCACCCTCAAGAGCATCCAAGTTCCTGCCGGTGAGACCCTTGACCTGACCGGTCTCAAATCGGGTGCTACTGTAC GCGAGACAACCTTTGGCTACAAAGAATGGAAAGGACCGCTGATCTCCATGTCCGGTGACAAAATCACGGTTAAGCAAGCCTCTGGCGCAAAGATCAACTGCGACGGGGCCCGCTGGTGGGACACCAAGGGCAGCAACGGCGGCAAGACCAAGCCcaagttcttcagcgcgcATAAGCTGAACAACTCCAAGATTCAGGGGCTGAAGATCTACAACACCCCTGTCCAGGGATTCAGTATCCAGTCCGACCACCTGACCATTTCGGACGTGACCATCGACAACTCCGCCGGCACCAGCAAGGGCCACAACACCGATGCCTTTGACATCGGCTCCTCGACGTACATTACCATCGACGGTGCGACTGTCTACAACCAGGATGACTGTATTGCCATTAACTCCGGCGAGCACatcaccttcaccaacgGATACTGTTCCGGCGGCCATGGCTTGTCTATTGGCTCCGTCGGCGGCCGCAGCGACAACACCGTCAAGAGCGTCACCATCTCCAACAGCAAGGTCGTCGACTCCCAAAACGGCGTCCGCATCAAGACCGTCTACAAGGCTACCGGCTCCGTCACCGATGTCACCTTCCAGGACATCGAACTCTCTGGAATCACCAAGTACGGCCTCATTGTTGAGCAGGACTATGAGAATGGTAGCCCAACAGGTACCCCTACCAACGGtgtcgaggttgaagataTCACCTTCAAGAAGATTACCGGCTCTGTGGATAGCAGTGCCACACGTGTCAATATCCTCTGCGGGTCAGGGAGCTGCAAAGACTGGACTTGGTCTGGGGTTGATATTACCGGCGGAAAGAAGAGCTCTAAGTGCAAGAATGTTCCGTCTGGTGCTTCGTGCTAG